One stretch of Actinomycetota bacterium DNA includes these proteins:
- a CDS encoding cobalamin-binding protein codes for MSRYSRTIIALILVLLVTVVACKTTPVAKRPAVRKVDFPQTLEDDLGRKVVIEKEPKRIISLAPSNTEILFALELDDRIVGVTTYCDYPEEAKVKNKIGGFKDVNIEKVVSLKPDLVLATGGVQEPIVKELERLKVTVFTLDPKNLDDIITGIREVGRLTGKTEAAERVVKKMQSVIEDVKEKVAGLKRERPKVFYEVWNEPLMTAGPGTFINDLIRLAGGENIAADAKTQYPQYSLEMLIERDPDVIIASKGSMGDPGKIKEREGWENISAVKNGRVHVIDENLVVRPGPRIVQGLREVAKAIHPELFNKAIHPELFKLVIEPSLGVGEESLNAVDVVLPLTYSSLPCKTLWCLPRKERTPYPLKSSV; via the coding sequence ATGAGCAGGTATTCAAGAACCATCATTGCACTCATTTTGGTGCTACTGGTGACCGTTGTGGCATGTAAAACGACTCCAGTAGCGAAGAGACCAGCGGTTAGAAAAGTCGATTTCCCACAAACTTTAGAAGACGATCTGGGCAGAAAGGTTGTCATCGAGAAGGAACCAAAGCGCATAATCTCCCTAGCTCCTAGCAATACCGAGATCCTCTTCGCCCTTGAGTTGGACGATAGAATAGTGGGAGTGACTACCTACTGTGACTATCCAGAAGAGGCAAAAGTGAAAAATAAGATCGGAGGATTCAAGGATGTAAACATCGAGAAGGTTGTCTCTTTAAAGCCCGATTTGGTGCTGGCTACCGGTGGTGTTCAAGAACCGATAGTTAAAGAATTGGAGAGGTTGAAGGTGACCGTGTTCACCCTTGACCCGAAGAACTTGGATGATATCATCACCGGTATACGAGAGGTTGGCAGGCTTACCGGTAAGACTGAGGCAGCTGAGAGGGTTGTTAAGAAGATGCAGTCGGTCATAGAGGATGTCAAGGAGAAAGTGGCAGGACTTAAAAGGGAAAGACCAAAGGTCTTCTATGAGGTTTGGAACGAACCCCTGATGACCGCTGGTCCTGGAACATTTATAAACGACTTGATAAGACTGGCGGGGGGAGAGAACATCGCCGCCGATGCCAAGACCCAGTATCCTCAATACAGCCTGGAGATGCTAATTGAGCGTGATCCGGATGTCATCATCGCTTCCAAGGGAAGCATGGGTGATCCCGGCAAGATAAAGGAGCGTGAAGGCTGGGAGAATATTTCCGCGGTTAAGAATGGACGCGTTCATGTAATCGATGAAAATCTGGTTGTCCGCCCTGGACCAAGGATAGTCCAGGGTCTTAGGGAGGTTGCTAAAGCCATCCATCCCGAACTATTTAATAAAGCCATCCATCCCGAACTATTTAAGTTAGTAATAGAGCCAAGTCTTGGCGTAGGAGAAGAATCCCTCAATGCCGTTGATGTGGTTCTTCCGCTGACGTATTCTTCTTTGCCGTGCAAGACCCTGTGGTGCCTTCCTCGAAAGGAGAGAACCCCATATCCTTTAAAGTCGTCGGTGTAG
- a CDS encoding type II toxin-antitoxin system RelE/ParE family toxin encodes MPFEIEISKGALKNLKKLDRKTINQLKKAIDEMVEDPLQGDVVKLRGYEAFRKRVGDFRIIFAVSFSDSRVFIMDILPRGEAYKKL; translated from the coding sequence GTGCCCTTTGAAATAGAGATTTCCAAGGGTGCCCTCAAGAATCTAAAGAAACTGGACAGGAAGACCATCAATCAGCTGAAAAAAGCCATCGATGAGATGGTGGAGGATCCCCTCCAAGGAGATGTGGTCAAATTAAGGGGTTACGAAGCTTTCAGAAAAAGGGTGGGGGATTTTCGCATAATTTTTGCGGTGAGCTTTTCAGATTCCCGCGTTTTTATCATGGATATTCTACCGCGGGGCGAGGCTTACAAAAAACTTTAA